The Nitrospinaceae bacterium genome includes a region encoding these proteins:
- a CDS encoding cytochrome c, with product MMKQWVTILVCAAAAFVLVVDRMDAEAADAAAGKAKYQQFCGACHGPNGKGDGPAAASLNPKPQDHSDSKYMKSLSDEKIFKIIKMGGAAVGKSPTMPPWGGALSDGDINNVVAFIRSLSK from the coding sequence TTGATGAAGCAGTGGGTCACGATTTTAGTTTGTGCGGCGGCCGCTTTTGTTCTGGTGGTCGATAGGATGGATGCGGAAGCAGCTGATGCGGCTGCAGGGAAGGCGAAGTATCAGCAATTTTGCGGCGCTTGCCATGGTCCAAATGGCAAGGGAGATGGTCCGGCGGCGGCCAGCTTGAATCCCAAGCCTCAGGATCACTCGGATAGTAAGTATATGAAAAGTCTGTCCGATGAGAAAATTTTTAAAATTATAAAAATGGGCGGCGCAGCGGTTGGCAAATCGCCCACCATGCCTCCATGGGGCGGCGCATTGAGCGACGGCGATATTAATAATGTAGTGGCCTTTATTCGTTCGCTCTCTAAGTGA
- a CDS encoding FAD-dependent oxidoreductase has protein sequence MVKCRERCPVHTDARGYVRAVSEGRFEDAYRIAREPNPFASVCGRVCAAPCEAACRRGAVDDPVSIRSLKRFLTNRYGPEAERPLGQATGTRLVVRGPETPHVQAPWDMTALRRVGEAIRDKTKGRKVAIVGSGVAGLTCAHDLALLGYKPTVFEAQSVPGGMLKLGVPEYRLPRDLVQAEIQAVLDLGVELKVDHAIGREFNMSDLKRDGFEAVFIAIGAHKSRNLPIEGVELDGVFRAVEFLLNVNLGFKVDLGERVVIVGGGDVAMDAARTASREINAEPGDEDRSTMSETVDVAREALRMGARDVRMVCLESWEEMPASTLEVEGAQGEGIEIHPRWGPKRILGEGGQVRGLEVQGVARVFDEQGKFSPEFVPDSEEVMNCDSVILAVGQAPELSWIRPEDGIETDPRGTIKIDRETLATSAPGVYAGGDVAFGPRIFIEAVENGHRAANSMHLFLGGEASAAKTEGSWHKVDFFRQSRLRIGEAEKTLPVVNPAYRTSKREEAPNLPIERRIGIAEVELSYSAEDASEQASRCVQCAINTIFNSDKCVMCGGCVDVCPSACLRIVPLAQLEGGLELDSLTRARYGEAGAMSGAAMLKDESACIRCSMCAMRCPTGAITMEQYRFSTTLAGASGPAVV, from the coding sequence ATGGTGAAGTGCCGTGAAAGGTGTCCGGTTCACACGGATGCCAGGGGGTATGTCCGTGCAGTATCCGAGGGACGATTTGAGGACGCCTATCGGATAGCACGCGAGCCCAATCCGTTTGCCTCGGTATGCGGTCGTGTGTGCGCGGCCCCTTGCGAGGCGGCCTGTCGGCGCGGGGCGGTGGATGATCCTGTTTCTATTCGTTCGCTAAAACGATTTCTCACGAATCGCTACGGCCCGGAGGCCGAGCGTCCACTGGGCCAGGCGACGGGCACGCGCTTGGTGGTTCGTGGGCCGGAGACCCCGCATGTCCAGGCGCCGTGGGATATGACGGCTCTTCGCCGAGTAGGCGAGGCGATTCGGGATAAAACCAAGGGCCGCAAGGTGGCCATCGTCGGCTCTGGTGTGGCGGGGCTCACCTGTGCGCATGACTTGGCCCTCCTTGGCTACAAACCCACTGTGTTCGAGGCTCAAAGCGTGCCGGGCGGGATGCTCAAACTCGGGGTGCCCGAGTATCGACTGCCCCGGGATTTGGTTCAGGCTGAAATTCAGGCGGTTCTCGATTTGGGTGTTGAACTTAAAGTTGATCACGCCATTGGACGTGAATTCAATATGTCCGACCTGAAAAGGGATGGATTCGAGGCAGTGTTTATTGCCATTGGCGCGCACAAGAGCCGGAATCTGCCTATCGAGGGGGTGGAGCTTGACGGCGTTTTCCGGGCGGTTGAGTTTTTGCTCAACGTTAACCTGGGCTTCAAGGTGGACCTTGGCGAGAGGGTGGTTATCGTCGGCGGCGGTGATGTGGCGATGGATGCCGCCCGCACGGCTTCTCGAGAGATAAATGCCGAGCCTGGGGACGAAGATAGGTCGACCATGTCAGAGACGGTGGATGTTGCCCGTGAGGCTCTGCGTATGGGCGCCCGCGATGTTCGAATGGTGTGTCTTGAATCCTGGGAGGAGATGCCGGCGAGCACCTTGGAGGTGGAGGGCGCACAGGGCGAGGGTATTGAGATCCATCCGCGTTGGGGACCAAAACGGATACTTGGGGAAGGGGGACAGGTGCGCGGGCTTGAGGTGCAAGGCGTTGCGCGCGTGTTTGATGAGCAGGGGAAATTCAGCCCCGAGTTTGTCCCCGACTCTGAGGAGGTAATGAATTGCGACTCGGTGATACTCGCCGTGGGGCAGGCGCCCGAGTTGTCGTGGATTCGGCCCGAGGACGGAATTGAAACGGACCCGCGAGGGACCATCAAGATCGATCGCGAAACGCTGGCGACGAGCGCGCCGGGCGTATATGCCGGCGGCGACGTGGCCTTTGGGCCCCGAATTTTTATCGAGGCGGTTGAAAACGGTCATCGCGCGGCGAACTCAATGCATCTGTTTCTGGGGGGGGAGGCGAGCGCGGCGAAAACGGAGGGGAGCTGGCACAAGGTCGATTTCTTCAGACAATCGCGCCTTCGCATCGGCGAGGCTGAGAAAACGCTCCCCGTGGTTAATCCAGCCTATCGCACCTCCAAGCGCGAGGAGGCGCCCAATCTTCCCATCGAGCGCCGCATCGGGATTGCCGAGGTTGAGCTTTCCTATTCTGCCGAGGATGCCAGCGAGCAGGCCTCCAGGTGTGTTCAGTGCGCGATTAACACGATTTTTAACAGTGATAAGTGTGTGATGTGTGGGGGCTGCGTGGATGTTTGTCCCTCGGCATGTCTTCGCATCGTGCCCCTTGCGCAGCTAGAGGGCGGATTGGAACTCGATAGCTTGACGAGGGCCCGCTATGGGGAGGCGGGGGCGATGAGCGGCGCGGCGATGCTCAAAGATGAGTCGGCCTGCATCCGGTGCAGCATGTGCGCCATGCGCTGCCCGACCGGAGCGATAACGATGGAGCAATATCGGTTTTCCACAACTTTGGCGGGTGCGTCTGGCCCGGCTGTCGTTTAG